ATCTTAAAATGTAGGCTGGGTACACTTGTTATTTGTGTTTATAGTCCGCACACCAGTGCGTGTCAGTGTAAATGGGTCATTAGGCACAGTGGAGGTATagtgttcagtgtgttttccTGTAGCTTAGCTATTGGTCAAACTAGTTTGCAGGTGTAGCATCACCTCAGGCAACATCTACCTAATTGCTCTATCAGTTTGATGAAGTCAATTCATTAATTAAGCAAATTAATTAATTCATTCATCTTAATATATTCCACAAGGATTTAAATGTATTGAATCATTATCACTGATTTAtgtcatattttgtattttaaccAGAAGTCACCATGGCTTCTGTTATAGCTTTCAGCCTGTCAATGAATTTCGTGAtcatctgtaaaataaaaagggagaaaaatcatgtatatgtatttttatttttgtttttattcacaatTTTTCACACTGTTGTTAATATCGGCAAAAAAATGGTTCCATATGGAAATATTTGAGATCACATTTATATCgtcgcctcctcctcttcatcacctcctTTCTTGCCTCAGTCATCTACTAGTTTGATATCAACAGCAGACATCCTTTGCTGAAGCTGTAAATTAAACATCTGAAGACATCTTCTGTCTGAGTTTATCAATAAACAAAAGTAACATATTTCACCCATGTGAGCCTAAACAGAGTTTAGTTGTCGACCATAAAAACACAGGCCACCTCTCTCGCTGACAGGCTGTCTACACGGACTGTAACCCATGCAAagacacatcaaacacacacctagCAAGCATTcaacacatttataaaaatGCCAGCAGTGCACACATTTAGACGTATATTTTGATACGTCTGGCTTTTAAGACGTCTTCCCGTGGTATTGCTCTTCCACCTCTGTGATTTCTTCCTCGGGTTTAGATGGGGGCACGGGATGGAAGAACTAGTAACACatcacaagagaaaaaaaaattggaacTTATTTGCATACAAGTGTTTGTAGTTGAATGAACTGTGCGTGGTggtcatatgtgtgtgtgtgtgtgtgtgtgcgcgcgcgcttACGATCGATGTATCATTTTTTTCAAGGaaatttttgtattttagagGTGGACGAGGAATCGGAGGAAACAGAACCTCAGacaccctgaaacacacacacacacacacacacacacgtcaataAAATTCAAGGTCATCCATTTTCAGCTTCGTCCTGTTCTGGGaaaactgatgtgtgtgttcaacCTTTTGTGTTTTCAAGGCAATGCTTTACAGGAAATGAGTTTGagcttttttctgtttctgcatgtatatttgttttttagtgtgtgtgtgtgtgtgagggggggtgTTCAGGGTAGATGCTGTGCTGTggttttttaaacaaaagacaCTAACGCCTATCCTCTCACTTCTCCTTTCTGTGCTGTCTGTTCTCTCTTAACTTTGCTGTCTCTGCTGACATTGGGGACAACAACAGACTgagtgtaaaaataaacaggTGTGTGATGAGACGGAGTGTGTAAGTCATTTTTAAATCGACATGTTAGTCattcactcagacacacactaaatGTACCTTTGATAGCGCACCAGTAGCAGCACAGCAAGGAGGATCATGGGTACTCCAAATGAAATCAACATGATCACCAGATAGTTGAGTTTCCACACTGACAACTCTaccactacaaacacacacagagaagcagattATAAGAGAACTATATAGAAAGCGGATCAATTAGTAGCAATGATCATAATAAGTTCAAGGAACCATttgtaaacagaaaataaaatgggAGTCGCTTTCTCTTCTGTTAAACAGGCCTGACAGACTGTAGCAGCTTTTACTGTTTCTTCCGTCTCGTCCATCTCTGCATACGAACTTTAACAGATAATATTGCCCTATGTCTTCGATATGACGCCATATCACATTTTCTTCatacttttttaaaactaaaaatctacaaactgctcctttaaaacaCTGATAGACGCCGACTGTAACACAGAGCACTCACCGACAGGGGTACTCCATTCACTCCATTGTGACGCTCCATAGCAACTTTCTGACAGTCTTGACCTTATTCTCACACTGTAGGTGCGGGTGGGGTTGGCATTCAGCTCAGTGTAATACTGCTGGCCTATGGTCAAATCCTTAGGTGTCTCCTGTTTGCAAAAGATTCATCAGTAATTAAGTATCAGACTGGTTTTTGTTCTCATTCTTTCTGGCTTCTTCTGTTGCTCAGCTCTCAAACGTATATACTGCACCTGGTCACCCATGTCCAGCTGGTAAACAAAACATTTGGGGTTGGTTTTTAGGCTGCGGGGCAAATCCCATGTCACTTTGAGGTTTCCATTTTCAAAAGATGCCGAGATGTTTGAGGGTGGAGGCAGCACCTCTGTGGCACACAATGAGAAGATAATAGACGGCAGTTCATTGTTGTTATATGGTGAAATAGTGATCTAAACCTAACTGCTGCTCAACTGTTAAAAATAGAATTATATTACCTAGTTGATCCATGTCATACATGTAGGTGTAAGTGGTCCACCTGTCGTGGCTTGACATATTGAAGTGGAGGATGACATTAAGCATCTCATCCCAGTTTACAAACATAGACACTGACCCGACTCTTTCCACAGATGTATGGTTTGTAGATTGAATTATGTAATCATCTAAACAAACACtggatgaaaagagaaaaggacatacatttaaaactgGATACACCTGATGTACTTCTGTTATAAATGTCTTTGGTGTCTCAAAGCAGCAAATTTAGCCTTTAATGCACATGTTCCTCTTACACATATATTACATTGGATTGCTGTGTTTCCACTGTTGCAAATCTGTTTGCTGGTTAATCCAATCATCCATCAAGTAAACATGCCTGCCCTTCCCAGACACAGTTTCCTGCTGTGACTTCCAAAATGCTTCAGGTTTGCTCTTGTTTCTTCCTCCACACTAATATTTACAACATCCTGTCCCCGGACCACCGGTATTCAGACCGGTGGTCTGGTCTGAGGCTGCATACAGTAGCTTGTATAGTAAAAgtatatataaacataaaacTATGTCATTTCAAAGTAGGAATACCTGATATCAACAGAGAGCTGAGTGTCTTTCTCTAAAGTGAGGAATGACCAGGAGCAGTTGAGGTCATTTGTTGGGTAAAATCTGCAGATGAAAGAGCCCtcctcaatcttctctacatagtTTTCCTGGTTGCTTGAATTTTGCACATAGATCTGAAGGAGCAGAACAATACTAAAATGAATACTTTCATTTACATTCAA
This sequence is a window from Parambassis ranga chromosome 17, fParRan2.1, whole genome shotgun sequence. Protein-coding genes within it:
- the LOC114450291 gene encoding uncharacterized protein LOC114450291 isoform X2; translated protein: MCHCLLAERAQRTTDSSGVEGQQENGRSTMGLLPFYPVLWSSLLFLWAAQCETEVNSPNTCPEQSEEIYVQNSSNQENYVEKIEEGSFICRFYPTNDLNCSWSFLTLEKDTQLSVDISVCLDDYIIQSTNHTSVERVGSVSMFVNWDEMLNVILHFNMSSHDRWTTYTYMYDMDQLEVLPPPSNISASFENGNLKVTWDLPRSLKTNPKCFVYQLDMGDQETPKDLTIGQQYYTELNANPTRTYSVRIRSRLSESCYGASQWSEWSTPVVVELSVWKLNYLVIMLISFGVPMILLAVLLLVRYQSSSIPCPHLNPRKKSQRWKSNTTGRRLKSQTYQNIRLNVCTAGIFINVLNAC
- the LOC114450291 gene encoding granulocyte-macrophage colony-stimulating factor receptor subunit alpha-like isoform X1; this translates as MCHCLLAERAQRTTDSSGVEGQQENGRSTMGLLPFYPVLWSSLLFLWAAQCETEVNSPNTCPEQSEEIYVQNSSNQENYVEKIEEGSFICRFYPTNDLNCSWSFLTLEKDTQLSVDISVCLDDYIIQSTNHTSVERVGSVSMFVNWDEMLNVILHFNMSSHDRWTTYTYMYDMDQLEVLPPPSNISASFENGNLKVTWDLPRSLKTNPKCFVYQLDMGDQETPKDLTIGQQYYTELNANPTRTYSVRIRSRLSESCYGASQWSEWSTPVVVELSVWKLNYLVIMLISFGVPMILLAVLLLVRYQRVSEVLFPPIPRPPLKYKNFLEKNDTSIFFHPVPPSKPEEEITEVEEQYHGKTS